A genome region from Setaria italica strain Yugu1 chromosome III, Setaria_italica_v2.0, whole genome shotgun sequence includes the following:
- the LOC101771724 gene encoding tyrosine decarboxylase 1: MDILNHADTTTANGTSPAAAAAAAVVAPATPSSLVTPPLDADEFRRQGRLVVDFIADYYTRINEYPVRPAVAPGFLARQLPETAPARPERDALAAALRDVRDLILPGVTHWQSPRHFAHFAATASNVGALGEALAAGLNINPFTWAASPAATELEVVVTDWLGKALHLPERLLFSGGGGGTLLGTSCEAMLCTIVAARDRKLAEIGEERIGDLVVYFSDQTHFSFQKAARIAGIRRGNCREIPTSRESGFTLSPKALRAAVRADEASGRVPLFLCATVGTTPTAAIDPLRELCAAVSGHGVWVHVDAAYAGAACVCPEFRHAIAGAEAVDSFSTNPHKWLLANMDCCALWVTRPAALVAALGTDHDVILKDPSAAAQDGHDVVVDYKDWQVALSRRFRALKLWLVLRCHGVEGLRGFVRAHVRMAAAFEAMVRADTRFEVPVPRQFALVCFRLRPASAGEKRTRGGEVVEPNELNRRLLEAVNATGRAYISSAVVGGVYVLRCAIGNSLTEERHVREAWSVVQEQANVVLAAATATCPDERAVHRARCVETDAADAPASVPPVQMRFPSAQS; encoded by the coding sequence ATGGACATCCTGAACCACGCCGACACTACCACGGCGAACGGTACCAGCccggctgctgcagctgcggcggccGTCGTTGCACCTGCCACGCCTTCTTCGCTCGTTACGCCGCCGCTGGACGCCGACGAGTTCCGCAGGCAGGGGCGCTTAGTCGTGGACTTCATCGCGGACTACTACACGCGCATCAACGAGTACCCCGTGCGCCCGGCCGTCGCTCCGGGGTTCCTGGCCCGGCAGCTTCCCgagacggcgccggcgcggccggagcgcgacgcgctcgccgcggcgctcCGCGACGTCCGCGACCTCATCCTGCCCGGCGTCACGCACTGGCAGAGCCCCCGCCACTTCGCGCACTTCGCGGCCACGGCCAGCAATGTGGGCGCCCTCGGCGAAGCCCTCGCCGCGGGGCTTAACATCAACCCGTTCACGTGGGCTGCCTCGCCGGCAGCCACCGAGCTCGAGGTCGTCGTCACCGACTGGCTCGGCAAGGCGCTGCACCTCCCAGAGAGGCTGCTGTTCtctggaggcggcgggggcacgCTGCTGGGGACGTCCTGCGAGGCCATGCTCTGCACCATCGTCGCCGCGAGGGACCGGAAGCTCGCCGAGATCGGCGAGGAGCGGATCGGAGACCTTGTCGTCTACTTCTCCGACCAGACCCACTTCTCGTTCCAGAAGGCCGCGCGCATTGCCGGGATCCGCCGGGGAAACTGCCGCGAGATACCGACGTCCAGGGAGAGCGGCTTCACCCTCTCGCCCAAGGCGCtccgcgccgccgtgcgcgccgaCGAGGCTTCGGGCAGGGTCCCGCTGTTCCTGTGCGCTACGGTGGGGACCacgccgacggcggcgatcGACCCTCTCCGCGAGCTGTGTGCCGCCGTGTCGGGCCACGGCGTGTGGGTGCACGTGGACGCGGCCTACGCCGGCGCCGCGTGCGTGTGCCCCGAGTTCCGTCACGCCATCGCGGGCGCCGAGGCCGTGGACTCGTTCAGCACCAACCCGCACAAGTGGCTCCTCGCCAACATGGATTGCTGCGCGCTGTGGGTGACGCGGCCCGCGGCGCTTGTGGCCGCGCTCGGCACCGATCACGACGTGATCCTGAAGgacccgtcggcggcggcgcaggacggCCACGATGTGGTGGTGGACTACAAGGACTGGCAGGTCGCGCTGAGCCGCCGGTTCCGCGCGCTGAAGCTGTGGCTCGTGCTCCGGTGCCACGGCGTCGAGGGCCTGCGCGGCTTCGTGCGCGCCCACGTGCGCATGGCCGCCGCGTTCGAGGCCATGGTGCGCGCTGACACAAGGTTCGAGGTGCCCGTGCCGAGGCAGTTCGCGCTGGTCTGCTTCCGGCTTCGCCCCGCCTCCGCTGGAGAGAAGCGCACCCGCGGCGGCGAAGTAGTGGAACCGAACGAGCTCAACAGGAGGCTCCTCGAGGCGGTGAACGCGACGGGGCGAGCGTACATCAGCTCCGCCGTGGTCGGCGGCGTCTACGTGCTGCGCTGCGCCATCGGCAACTCGCTCACCGAGGAGCGGCACGTCCGGGAGGCGTGGAGCGTGGTGCAGGAGCAGGCCAACGTTGTCTTGGCTGCCGCGACAGCGACGTGCCCGGACGAACGCGCGGTGCACAGAGCGCGTTGTGTGGAGACCGACGCCGCCGATGCCCCAGCTTCCGTTCCTCCGGTGCAAATGAGGTTTCCCTCGGCTCAGTCTTGA